The following DNA comes from Halobacteriovoraceae bacterium.
CGAGCATAAAGTCAAAGTTCGCACAATGGATATTCATGGTTTTAAGGGATACTACATCTTTAAAAGAACTAAGCATCGATGCGGTAATTGTAAAAAAATTAGAACTTCTAAAATTGACTGGATCTCTGAGGAGACTCCGCACGTAACCGAGGAATATGCTTGGTGGTTAGGACGTCTTTGTGAGATTACTCCAGTCTCTCGGGCCGCTGAGTTCACTGGCAATGATCCTATGAGTATGTGGCGGTTTGATTTTAAAAGAATGAAGCGGATGTTTCAACACTACAAGATCCCAAAGGTCAGGAGGATTTGTGTAGACGAAGTCTATGCCAGAAAGAAAAAGTATCATGCCAAAGAGTCCAGGGATAAACGCTTTTTCACGATAATCTGTGACTTGGACACTAGGAGGGTTATTTGGGTGTCTGAAAGCCGCTCTAAAGAAGCACTTAATGAGTTTTTTCATGTCATGGGAAAAGAGCGCTGTGAAGAGATTGAAGTTGTAGCGGCAGATCAGTTTGATGGATATAAACTTAGCGTGAAAGAGAACTGTCCCAACGCTATTTTTGTATGGGATCGTTTTCATATCATGCAGACGTTTCAAAACTATATTAATAGTGAGAGACAGTGGTTAAATGAGCACATGTGCAAAGGAGAACAAAAGAGACTGACTCGTGGCAAATTTAAACAGTTATTCACTAAAAAATCTGATCGAAGAACAAAAGCTGAGAACCGGCATATTCGGGAAGTCATGAGAGATAATGAATATTTTGTTTACCTAGAACTCATTAAAGAAGGTATGCACC
Coding sequences within:
- a CDS encoding ISL3 family transposase → MSLRRIHRYCIPGFDVTDTKEWLDKGFIEIFIKDGREVKQCSRCCHELDAAKVSEHKVKVRTMDIHGFKGYYIFKRTKHRCGNCKKIRTSKIDWISEETPHVTEEYAWWLGRLCEITPVSRAAEFTGNDPMSMWRFDFKRMKRMFQHYKIPKVRRICVDEVYARKKKYHAKESRDKRFFTIICDLDTRRVIWVSESRSKEALNEFFHVMGKERCEEIEVVAADQFDGYKLSVKENCPNAIFVWDRFHIMQTFQNYINSERQWLNEHMCKGEQKRLTRGKFKQLFTKKSDRRTKAENRHIREVMRDNEYFVYLELIKEGMHQIFESASAPEARAKFEEMGEWINQAGIFYELKKWWKTFDDGWDTFRNYFKYPVTSSLSEGINNVIKTIKKRAYGYRNMQYFKLKILQVCGFLNSKWVPMNFQ